A window from Nitrosopumilus adriaticus encodes these proteins:
- a CDS encoding PhoU domain-containing protein: protein MTDIKQIRRLQVTGGSTYTVSLPKTWIDELKLEKNSNITLIKNRNNSITLFQEEQNKKINAIAFIGKSDSKESIRRKIIAMYLSGYKTIEIKTKGMEIPSMHRGAIRDLVRTTLMGTEIIETSSERIVLQVLTQLAQLSFDVALKRMYITATNMHQDAIEALKELDLEFAEEVLKMDDEVDRFSLYLLRNLNLSLENVQVLLDSGLEKPSDCLGYRTVVKCVERIADHAGLIAKKIKYLDSAIEKKVLKEIEQISKDSLTVFENSITALSKRDYEMAEKVAASVTQVIDKEKKLMDSLKQNNNTAIIKLILEDMRRTAEYSRDISEITIDETVQSVIAES, encoded by the coding sequence TGGCGGTTCAACATACACTGTTTCATTACCAAAAACATGGATTGATGAATTAAAACTAGAAAAAAACTCCAATATCACACTAATAAAAAATCGTAATAATTCAATTACACTATTTCAAGAAGAACAAAATAAAAAAATCAACGCTATTGCATTTATTGGAAAAAGTGATTCAAAAGAATCCATACGAAGAAAGATTATTGCAATGTACCTATCAGGTTACAAAACCATAGAGATCAAAACAAAAGGAATGGAAATTCCTAGTATGCATAGGGGGGCAATCAGGGATTTGGTTAGAACCACTCTTATGGGAACTGAAATTATTGAGACAAGTTCTGAGAGAATTGTACTGCAAGTTCTCACACAACTTGCACAATTGTCATTTGATGTTGCGCTAAAAAGAATGTACATTACTGCAACAAACATGCATCAGGACGCAATTGAGGCATTAAAGGAATTGGATTTAGAGTTTGCCGAAGAAGTACTGAAAATGGATGATGAGGTAGATAGATTCAGCCTATATTTGTTGAGGAATCTGAATTTATCGCTAGAAAATGTTCAGGTTTTACTTGATTCTGGGCTCGAAAAACCATCTGATTGCCTGGGCTATAGAACTGTAGTAAAATGTGTAGAAAGAATTGCAGATCATGCAGGACTAATTGCAAAGAAAATAAAATATCTGGATTCGGCAATCGAGAAAAAAGTCCTCAAAGAAATAGAGCAAATAAGCAAAGATTCCCTTACCGTTTTTGAAAATTCCATAACTGCTCTTTCTAAAAGAGATTATGAAATGGCAGAAAAGGTTGCAGCAAGTGTGACTCAGGTAATTGACAAAGAGAAAAAACTGATGGATTCTCTAAAACAAAACAACAACACTGCAATTATCAAACTAATTCTGGAAGATATGCGAAGAACCGCAGAATATTCCAGGGATATATCTGAAATTACAATAGATGAAACAGTGCAAAGTGTCATTGCAGAGTCTTAA